From one Synechocystis sp. PCC 6803 substr. PCC-P genomic stretch:
- the bchI gene encoding magnesium chelatase ATPase subunit I, whose amino-acid sequence MTATLAAPSKTRRVVFPFTAIVGQDEMKLALLLNVIDPKIGGVMIMGDRGTGKSTTIRALADLLPEIEVVANDPFNSSPSDPEMMSEEVRIRVDSQEPLSIVKKKVTMVDLPLGATEDRVCGTIDIEKALSEGVKAFEPGLLAKANRGILYVDEVNLLDDHLVDVLLDSAAGGWNTVEREGISIRHPARFVLVGSGNPEEGELRPQLLDRFGMHAEIRTVREPELRVKIVEQRTEFDQNPHPFCDQYQTEQEALQAKIVNAQNLLPQVTIDYDYRVKVSEVCAELDVDGLRGDIVTNRAAKALAAFEGRTEVTVDDISRVIVLCLRHRLRKDPLESIDSGSKVEKVFKRVFGVVDEA is encoded by the coding sequence ATGACTGCCACCCTTGCCGCCCCCAGCAAAACCCGCCGTGTTGTTTTTCCTTTTACGGCGATCGTCGGTCAAGATGAAATGAAGTTGGCCCTGTTGCTCAATGTCATTGATCCCAAGATTGGCGGCGTCATGATCATGGGCGATCGGGGAACCGGGAAATCCACTACCATTAGAGCTTTGGCGGATTTGTTGCCGGAAATTGAGGTGGTGGCCAATGATCCTTTTAACTCTTCCCCCAGCGATCCCGAGATGATGAGTGAGGAAGTACGGATCCGGGTAGATAGCCAAGAACCTTTATCTATTGTCAAAAAGAAAGTCACCATGGTGGATTTGCCCCTGGGGGCAACGGAAGACCGGGTGTGCGGCACCATCGACATCGAAAAGGCATTATCAGAAGGAGTTAAAGCCTTTGAACCGGGTTTATTGGCCAAAGCCAACCGGGGCATTCTCTATGTGGACGAAGTTAACCTGTTGGACGATCACTTAGTGGACGTGTTGTTGGACTCCGCTGCTGGGGGTTGGAACACGGTGGAGCGGGAAGGTATTTCCATTCGCCATCCGGCCCGGTTTGTTTTAGTGGGTTCCGGTAACCCAGAAGAAGGGGAATTGCGGCCTCAATTGTTGGATCGATTCGGCATGCATGCTGAAATTCGCACTGTGCGGGAACCGGAATTGCGGGTAAAAATTGTCGAACAACGGACGGAGTTTGACCAAAATCCCCATCCTTTCTGTGACCAATATCAAACGGAACAGGAAGCGTTACAAGCAAAAATTGTTAATGCCCAGAATTTACTGCCCCAAGTGACCATTGACTACGACTATCGGGTGAAAGTATCGGAAGTCTGTGCAGAACTTGATGTGGACGGGTTACGGGGAGATATTGTTACCAATCGGGCCGCCAAAGCCCTGGCCGCTTTTGAAGGTCGCACTGAGGTAACAGTGGATGATATTAGCCGAGTAATTGTGCTTTGTTTACGCCATCGTTTACGGAAAGATCCTCTAGAGTCCATTGATTCCGGCAGTAAGGTGGAAAAGGTATTTAAACGGGTTTTTGGCGTTGTCGATGAAGCTTAA